The DNA window tacttttgatttttttttttcattcatttataCAAGACACTATTTATTACAAGTAGAATAATAAAGCAATTACAACAAACAAAAAGataattccaaaaaataaacaaacaaaaggATTAGACCACCCATTTGTTaacaatgaaaaatataaaatatttgttctaACTCATGGCATACTGGAAAGTCCATTTCCTTGCATTTTCTCGAAAAGTTTTCATATCGTTAAGATAGATTTGAGCAATGTAATTGCCATTTGCATTTGCATTGGTAACATCGGGATGAGATAGGAATGAAGCGATAGAAAGCATCAGCTTCTCTACTGTTAGTGCAGGACTCCATTTCTCGTACAAAATATCCATATCAATTCTCCCATCTTTCTCATCAATACATGGGTGATAAACCTGAAATCAAATTGAAGACGATTATCGCaatgatattattatcataaaCAACAGGATTATTGAAATGAATTTAACCTTGGTGATGAAGTTGACAATTGGAGGATTGAAAGGATAATCAAGAGGGAAATGAAGAGAAAGATAGAAAATTCC is part of the Impatiens glandulifera chromosome 1, dImpGla2.1, whole genome shotgun sequence genome and encodes:
- the LOC124918781 gene encoding ubiquitin-conjugating enzyme E2 D1-like produces the protein MFDGDDDDDDQKESFARDQSLQIRQSLFKIDMFGDEQKEETSESFARERLEMEMKDINDNPPTHISYGPVDSDDLFNWKGTITGALDSPYEGGIFYLSLHFPLDYPFNPPIVNFITKVYHPCIDEKDGRIDMDILYEKWSPALTVEKLMLSIASFLSHPDVTNANANGNYIAQIYLNDMKTFRENARKWTFQYAMS